In the Methylophilus sp. 5 genome, one interval contains:
- a CDS encoding type II secretion system protein, which yields MLNGRLFYSRGFSYIGVLVTLVIAAIGMQGAAVMWQQQSQRSNETLLLEAGEAYRLAIGRYYEATPQPVKQYPSRLEDLIEDKRFPVSKRHLRKLYADPFFVKQGMALIIRDGRIVGVHSQSLLAPIRSSGYQESQSGFHGAKHYREWQFVYEPNTLADLELAWVNR from the coding sequence ATGCTTAACGGACGATTATTTTACAGCAGAGGATTTTCCTACATTGGCGTGTTAGTGACGCTGGTGATTGCAGCGATCGGCATGCAGGGGGCCGCTGTGATGTGGCAGCAGCAATCTCAGCGCAGCAATGAAACGTTGTTGCTAGAAGCCGGTGAGGCTTATCGGCTGGCGATTGGGCGTTATTACGAGGCCACGCCACAGCCGGTCAAACAGTATCCGTCGCGCTTGGAAGACCTGATAGAAGACAAGCGATTTCCTGTGTCTAAACGGCATTTACGCAAGCTGTATGCAGACCCGTTTTTTGTGAAGCAGGGCATGGCGCTAATCATCAGGGATGGACGTATCGTTGGCGTGCATAGCCAGTCGTTGTTAGCGCCGATTCGCAGCAGTGGTTATCAGGAGTCTCAATCAGGCTTTCATGGCGCCAAGCATTATCGTGAGTGGCAGTTTGTGTATGAGCCCAATACCTTGGCCGATCTGGAGCTGGCCTGGGTCAATCGTTAA
- a CDS encoding type II secretion system protein — protein sequence MRSGKRWQTMRGFTLVELLVVLSILALLLSLAVPRYFYGVQRAKEQALKQQLATTRKALDEYYADQGQYPDTLQGLVDKHYLDKLPWDSIAERNDAWVITPPELPLVGGVYSLHSSATGQADDGSAYTDW from the coding sequence ATGCGCAGTGGTAAGCGGTGGCAAACAATGCGCGGTTTTACCTTGGTAGAACTGTTGGTGGTGCTGTCGATTTTGGCTTTGCTGTTATCGCTGGCGGTGCCGCGTTATTTTTATGGGGTGCAGCGCGCCAAAGAGCAGGCGCTCAAGCAGCAACTGGCCACCACGCGCAAAGCGCTCGATGAATATTATGCTGATCAGGGGCAATACCCGGACACCTTACAGGGGCTGGTCGACAAGCATTATCTGGACAAATTGCCGTGGGACTCGATTGCCGAGCGCAATGATGCCTGGGTGATTACGCCGCCAGAGCTACCTTTGGTGGGGGGCGTGTACAGCCTGCATAGCAGTGCGACCGGGCAGGCCGATGATGGTTCGGCGTATACCGACTGGTAG
- a CDS encoding type II secretion system protein, producing MRLCDPFKRRLSAQAGFTLIELMVSLVIVAIMASVATPMIQLTLQRQKEQQLREHLREMRRAIDAYKKAADEGRVKKNADASGYPPNLQVLVDGVDDAKSAKHERLRFLRRIPQDPMLTGQASAGLGQTVGWGLRSYDSPPEQPRYTQDLYDVYSLSTQTGINGVPYAQW from the coding sequence ATGCGCTTGTGTGATCCGTTTAAACGTCGCCTGAGTGCACAGGCCGGGTTTACCCTGATTGAGTTGATGGTGTCGCTGGTGATTGTGGCGATTATGGCCAGTGTGGCGACGCCGATGATACAGCTGACGCTGCAGCGACAAAAAGAGCAGCAACTACGCGAGCATTTGCGTGAGATGCGGCGCGCAATTGATGCTTATAAAAAAGCAGCCGATGAAGGCCGGGTAAAAAAGAATGCTGATGCCAGTGGTTATCCGCCCAATTTACAGGTGTTGGTAGACGGTGTGGACGATGCCAAGAGTGCTAAACATGAGCGCTTGCGTTTTTTACGGCGTATTCCGCAAGACCCGATGCTGACTGGACAAGCCAGTGCTGGCTTGGGTCAAACGGTGGGCTGGGGCCTGCGTAGTTATGACAGCCCGCCGGAGCAGCCGCGTTACACGCAAGACTTGTACGATGTATATTCATTAAGCACGCAGACTGGAATCAATGGAGTGCCTTATGCGCAGTGGTAA
- a CDS encoding secretin N-terminal domain-containing protein, which yields MNAFNVNATLRSVIPRYVAISLSAWVLSSCGLFPPKLSATTPEGKVHELAQQVAERPADVTLRNRWFREREQAINALSAEAEAADVRGDIATAKQVYARILTLDAHHIKALAYENASAREIALRKQLDAAKQHMDNPKQALKEVRDVLLEQPTNAQAQALEKQLIAMEPRARAALPQLQTGLSKPVTLELRDANIKIVFEALSRATGVNFVLDKDIKPETKASVFVKKMPIEEAIDMVLASNGLQKKVLSANSMLVYPATQQKNKDYQDLLIRNFYFANTSAKQCADMLRTILKIRDVYVDERLNMLVLRDRPEVLALAEKMIKAQDIADPEVMLEIEVMEITRGKMNQLGIVYPSSLTVLDSQLTLEALKRIKSSDIGVSPNPSLQFKTTDTDLNLLSNPRIRVKNNEKAKVLVGNKVPVITTNTTANVGTSESVSYVDVGLKLEVEPRVMLDDFVSIKINLEVSSLGEAITLSNNSKVYNIGTRNATTMLRLKHGETQILAGLIQDSERKNADKLPGLGEIPILGRLFSRHIDEKNKTEIVLAITPKVISNVTLPEATFSEYWSGTDTVISDKPLLNSMPSNTLTRGQQAREQQQQRQRELNDAADVPVNDTPDAAPAPEPVALPTPDALPANTESMQPAPAMPGLSNNVNGISEQGTTTLPAPKVIP from the coding sequence ATGAACGCTTTTAACGTAAATGCGACCCTGCGTAGCGTGATTCCACGCTACGTCGCCATTAGTTTGTCGGCATGGGTGTTGTCATCATGCGGCCTGTTTCCACCCAAGCTGAGTGCCACCACGCCAGAAGGCAAAGTGCATGAGCTGGCGCAACAAGTCGCGGAGCGCCCGGCCGATGTGACCTTGCGTAACCGCTGGTTCCGCGAGCGTGAGCAAGCGATTAATGCGCTGTCAGCCGAGGCAGAAGCCGCCGATGTCAGAGGCGATATTGCCACAGCCAAACAAGTGTATGCGCGTATTTTAACGCTGGATGCGCACCACATTAAAGCGCTGGCTTATGAAAATGCCAGTGCACGTGAAATTGCCTTGCGCAAACAGCTGGACGCCGCTAAACAGCATATGGATAACCCGAAACAGGCTTTGAAAGAGGTGCGTGATGTGTTGCTGGAACAGCCGACCAATGCGCAAGCGCAAGCCCTGGAAAAACAATTGATTGCGATGGAGCCACGTGCGCGTGCCGCTTTGCCACAACTGCAAACTGGCTTGAGCAAGCCAGTGACACTGGAGCTGCGCGATGCCAATATCAAAATCGTTTTTGAGGCTTTGTCACGCGCCACAGGCGTCAATTTTGTGCTCGATAAAGACATCAAGCCTGAGACCAAAGCCTCGGTATTCGTGAAAAAGATGCCGATTGAAGAAGCGATCGACATGGTGCTGGCCAGTAACGGTTTGCAAAAAAAAGTGCTGTCAGCCAATAGCATGCTGGTGTATCCGGCCACCCAGCAAAAAAACAAAGACTACCAGGACTTGCTCATTCGCAATTTTTACTTTGCCAATACCAGTGCCAAGCAGTGCGCCGATATGTTGCGCACTATTTTGAAAATACGTGATGTGTATGTCGATGAGCGCCTGAACATGCTGGTGCTGAGAGACCGGCCAGAAGTGCTGGCGCTGGCAGAAAAAATGATCAAGGCGCAAGACATCGCCGACCCCGAAGTGATGCTGGAAATCGAGGTGATGGAAATCACGCGCGGCAAAATGAACCAGTTGGGGATTGTCTATCCGTCGTCACTCACCGTGCTGGACAGCCAGTTGACGCTGGAGGCGCTCAAACGCATCAAGTCGTCTGATATTGGCGTCAGCCCTAACCCCAGCTTGCAATTTAAAACCACGGATACCGATTTAAATTTGCTGTCTAACCCGCGTATCCGCGTTAAAAATAACGAAAAAGCCAAAGTGCTGGTCGGCAACAAGGTGCCGGTGATTACCACTAACACCACGGCTAACGTGGGCACCTCAGAAAGCGTATCTTATGTGGATGTTGGCCTCAAGCTTGAGGTGGAGCCACGTGTGATGCTGGATGATTTTGTCAGCATTAAAATCAACCTGGAGGTGAGCTCGCTGGGTGAAGCCATTACGCTGAGTAATAACTCTAAGGTCTATAACATCGGCACCCGCAATGCGACCACCATGCTAAGACTCAAGCACGGCGAAACGCAGATTCTGGCAGGCCTGATTCAGGATTCAGAGCGCAAAAACGCAGACAAACTGCCGGGCTTAGGTGAGATCCCTATTTTGGGCCGCTTGTTTTCGCGCCATATTGATGAAAAAAATAAAACAGAAATTGTGCTGGCGATCACGCCTAAAGTGATCAGTAACGTGACGTTGCCAGAAGCAACATTCTCCGAGTACTGGAGCGGGACTGACACGGTGATTTCTGACAAGCCGTTGTTAAACAGCATGCCGAGCAACACACTCACACGTGGCCAGCAGGCACGTGAACAACAACAGCAACGTCAACGCGAGTTAAATGATGCTGCTGATGTACCAGTCAATGACACACCAGACGCTGCGCCAGCACCAGAACCAGTGGCTTTGCCTACCCCAGATGCACTGCCTGCCAATACCGAGTCTATGCAGCCTGCCCCAGCCATGCCGGGATTGTCTAATAACGTGAATGGGATCTCTGAGCAGGGCACGACCACCTTACCGGCACCCAAGGTGATTCCTTAA